The sequence GGTCCGTTCAAGTTCGCCCCACAACCGACTCGGCGCGATGCCCGGCAGCGTGCGGCAAATCACCCGGCTCGTCACGCCATACGATCGCCCGTGACCGCACGCGACAAAGAACAACGCCTCGCCGACCGCTCGCCGCGCCGCGTCGATCGCCAGCGGCAGCGACATCGCCAGATTGCTGGCGCCGACAAGCACGATGCGCGAAGCCGCAAAGGTCATCGATCGCATTTTACCGGCGGCGCCGCGCGTCATGTGAATCATCAGTTCATTCGCATTCGCGGCAGGTTCACCCCAATCGTGTTCGGCAACCGCGTGAACCTCTTTCAATTCGCGGCACTACATCCCCGGTGCGTTTACCGCTATCATGTGGGCTTTGGTTGACGCCCTCTATGGGATGATTGTGCCGCATGAGTACCGCCGACTCGACCACGCTCCGACCCAAGGGCCGCGAACTCGCCAAGATCGCCCTCGTCACGCTCGGCGTGGTCTACGGCGATATCGGCACGAGCCCGCTCTACGCCCTGCGCGAATGTTTCCACGGGTCCGAGGCCGTCGGTGTTTCGCATGACAATGTGCTCGGGGCCCTGTCGCTGATCTTCTGGTCCCTGATGATCGTCATCTCGGTCAAGTACATGGTCTTCGTCCTACGGGCCGACAACGACGGCGAAGGCGGCATCCTCGCGCTCATGGCCCTGCTCGGCCCCGACGCGACGGCGGCGACCTCCCGCCGGCGGTCCGCCTTCTATGTCATGATCGGCCTCTTCGGCGCGGCCCTCCTCTACGGCGACGGCATGATCACCCCCGCCATCTCCGTCCTCTCCGCCATCGAAGGCCTCGAAGTCGCCACCTCCACCTTCACCCCCTACGTCGAAATCATCACCATCGTCGTCCTCATCGGACTCTTCTCACTCCAAAAACACGGCACGGCGAAGATCGGCGCGTTCTTCGGCCCGATCATGGTCATCTGGTTCGCCACGCTCGCCGTCCTCGGCATCGTCGCCATCGCGCATCACCCCTCCGTTCTCGCCGCCGTCAGCCCGCACTATGCCGTCATGTTCTTCCTCCACAACGGCCTGCAGGGCTACCTCGTCATGGGCGCCGTCTTCCTCGTCGTGACCGGCGGCGAAGCCCTCTATGCCGACATGGGTCACCTCGGCCCGTACCCGATTCGACTCGACTGGGTCTGCTTCGTCCTGCCGTCGCTCCTGCTCAACTACTTCGGGCAGGGCGCCTACCTCATCGCGCATCCCGAAGCGCATGTCAATACGTTCTACGCGCTCGTTCCCGGATGGGGGCTGTATCCGATGGTCGTCCTCGCCACCGCCGCCACCGTCATCGCCTCGCAGGCCGTCATCAGCGGTGTGTTTTCGCTGACCATGCAGGCGGTGCAGCTCGGCTATCTGCCCCGCATGCAGATCGATCACACCTCCGCCCATCACTACGGTCAGATCTATATCGCCCCGATGAACTGGCTGCTGATGGTCGCCACGATCGGCCTGGTCCTCGGGTTCAAGCGATCAACCGACCTGGCCGCGGCGTACGGCGTAGCGGTGACGATCACCATGATCATCACCACCGTGCTCTTTCACGCGCTGGCGCGAAATAGCTGGAAGTGGCCGCTGGTGCCGACGTGGATGTTGACGTGCCTGTTCCTGACGGTCGACATCTCCTTCTTCGGCGCCAACATCGTCAAGGTGCTCGACGGCGGGTGGTTCCCGCTCCTCGTCGCCGGCCTGCTCTTCACGATCGCCACGACATGGAAGCGCGGCCGGGCCATCGCCGGGCGGCGCATCCGCGAAAACCTCACGCCTCTCAATGCCTTCCTCGACAACATCAAAAAATATCCCCCCACGCGCGTCCGCGGCACCGCCGTCTTCCTCACCGGCAACCCCGACCTCGTCCCGCTGGCGATGATCCACAATCTCAAGCACAATCAGGTGCTGCACGACAAAGTCATCCTGCTCACCGTCAACACCGCCGAGCAGGCCTATGTGCGACGCAAGAAGCGGCTTGAGATGGAGGACCTGGGCAACAGCATCTTCAAAGTCGCCGGGACGTACGGGTTCATGGAAGACCCCGATGTGCCGAAGCTGCTGGAGATGTGCGCGGAGCAGGGCGTGAAGATCGAGCCGATGCAGGTCACGTATTTCCTCGGCCGCGAATCGTACCTGGCGACGAAGCGCCCCGGCATGGCGATCTGGCGCGAGCGGCTTTTCGCCATCCTCGCGCGAAACGCCATGCCCGCCAACGCCTTCTTCCACATCCCCCCCAACCGCGTCATCGAAGTGGGCACGCAGATTGAATTGTGAATGTCTTTTTCGGCACGCCGCACTTCAGTGCGGCGTGTGCCTTCGCCTATTCCAACATCCGCGTCATCTTGTAATGCGGCCCCGCCGTCGGCACTTCGAACAATTCCGACGCGATCGCCCACCCGTTTGCCTCGTAAAAGCGGATCGCCCCGATGCGTGCGTCGCACCAGAGTTGGCGCGGACCCTCGCGCGCGATCAGCGTCCGTTCGGCGAAGCGGAGCAGTCCCGCCCCGATGCCCCGGCTTCGCATATCCGCGCGCGTCGCCATGCCGCGCAACCGCATCGCCGGTTGGCCGTTCCACGGTTGGGCCATGAACGTGGCGCACCCGACATTTTCATTTTCGATGAACGCCCCGAAATGCAGCGTCGTCGGCAGATCATCCCCCTCGAAAATCGCCGACTCGAACGGCAGGCCCGCGCGCAACTCGCGGTGACGCAATGGCCGGATGCGGTCGATCGTTGTGATTTGGTAGCGAATGTCCGAGGACATGGATGAACCCTCCGCAAAGGATCACAGTATAAAGTCCGTCCCCCGTTTAGCGACGCCGCTCGCGGCGGGGTTTGCGGCGAATGGAAAAAACAGGCCGCGGGCGGCCTCGCCAAACGGGTGGGGCCTATAATCCGGCTCGATTTTGATGGTTTTCTTTCCCTGAATCCGCAAGGAGCAACTGATGGAACATCGGCAGGTCAATCAGCGTCTGGGCATGGGTCTGGTTCTTTTGATGGCGCTGTTCGTGGCGGGCTTCGGCCTGACGCGTGCGGCGACGGCGGAGGACGATTCGCCGGTGGCCAAGCACATGAAGGAGATCAACGACGCGTACAAGGCGCTGCGACGGCAGGCGCGCGACAAGAAGTTCGACGACTCGACGCGCACGAATCTCATTACGATGCAGACGCAGACGCTGGCGGCCATGCACGAGAAGGTCCCGCTCGTCGAGAAGGAGCCGGCCGCGAAGCAGAAGACCGAAATGGTCGCCTTCAAGAAGCTGCTCCAGAAGCAGCTCAATCAGCTCATCGACATGGAAATCGCGCTCGATCAGGGCGATAATGACGCCGTCGCCGAAGGCATCGAAGCCCTCGGCAAGATCAAGAGCGAAGGACACGACCGGTTCACGGAAGATTAAACCCCAAACCCGAAACACAAACTGGAATCCATTATGAAGACGAAGTTCACGCTGTTGTGCGTCGTGATGTTGGCGCTGGTCGCCATGATCGGTGTCAGCCGGCTGGCGGTGGCGGACGATGCGGATGTGGCGGTCGTCGAGCTGCAGGGCAATGACCAGATGCAGTACAACCTCCACGAGTTCAAAGTCAAAGCCGGCCAGAAGGTCAAGCTGACGATGAAGAACGCGGGGATGCTGCCGAAGGTGGCGATGGGCCACAACTGCGTGCTGCTCAAGAAGGGCGTCGACCTGGTGCAGTTCGCCCTGGCCGCCAATCAGTCGCCGCCCGAGTACATCCCCGAAGCCAAGAAGGACGACATCCTCGCGCACACGAAGCTGCTGGGCCCCGGCGAGTCGGACACGATCGAGTTCACCGCCCCGACCGAAGCGGGCGCGTACGACTACCTGTGCACCTTCCCCGGCCACTTCGCCCTGATGAAGGGCAAGATGATCGTGGAGTGAGGTGCTTCTGAATCACCCGATTCTTAAAACCGCGAGCGACCCTCGCGGTTTTTTATTGGATCGGTAGTTTTGTCCCTTGGCAGCCGGCCCGAAGGGCCGCCGTAAAGATGATCATCGCCCGAGCACCGCCGCGCGCATGCCCGCCGCCCGGCCGTACGCTTCGGTACACAGCAGCGGATCGACATCCGTCTCGCCCAGCGCGTCGACAAGATGGCACAGCAGGGCGTTATAGGCGCTGTCCCCGAACCCCGCCGCGACGGCCTCGCTGAACACATCATGCAATTGCCCATCGCAAACATCCGCCGGCACTTGAAGCGCCGTCTCGAGCAGCACGCGCGCCGCCCCGGGCGCGTGAGCGCGCAACATGACCAACGACTCGTCCGTCTGGATCAGCCGCGCCAGCACCATCCAGGCCGCGTCGAACGTCGGCGAACCGCCGATCCGCTCGAACAGCGGCTGGCCGGGCTCCGTAGGGATGGGATTGTGACGAATCATCATCCGATCTCCGTCCTTCTCCTGATCTTATCGACTCGTTTCAAGCCCGAATTGACACGTTTTCCCCGACCCCCGGCCGCATTGCCACGGGCTGGGCACATGGATACGATGCAATCCACCACCGATCCCCGCTCTAAATAAGAGAGAAATCGCCATGACCGCCCAGAGCCCCGCGCTTTCCGCCGATACCGTCAATCCCCTGCAGATCGGCGACCCCGAAATCTGGCAGGCCCTCGCCGCCGAGCAGCAGCGGCAGGAACATACCCTCGAGCTCATCGCCTCCGAAAACCACACCAGCCCCGCCGTCATGGCTGCCGTCGGGTCCTGCCTCACCAACAAGTACGCCGAGGGATACCCCGGCGCCCGGTACTACGGCGGGTGTCAGTACTATGACGTCATCGAAGACCTCGCCCGCGATCGCGCCAAGGAACTGTTCGGCTGCCAGTTCGCCAATGTGCAGCCCCACTCCGGCGCCTCCGCCAACGCCGCCGTCTTCTTCGCCCTCCTTCAGCCCGGCGACACCTTCGCCTCGCTCGTCCTCTCCGACGGCGGGCATCTCTCGCATGGCATGAAGATCAACTTCTCCGGCAAGTACTTCAAGCCGGTGCATTACCCGCTCAACTACGACCTGAACACCGATGGCTACGAACAGATCGACTACGCCGCCATGCGGAAAGTCTGCCTCGAAGCCAAGCCGAAGATGATCCTCTGCGGCTACTCGGCCTATCCGCGCATCATCGATTTCAAGAAGTTCCGCGAAGTCGCCGACGAATGCGGCGCGCTGCTCATGGCCGACATCGCCCACATTGCCGGCCTCGTCGCCGGCGGGGTTCACCCCTCGCCGTTCCCGCATGCGCACATCGTCACGACGACGACGCATAAAACCCTCCGCGGTCCGCGCGGCGGGCTCATCATGACCAACGACGAGGAGATCGCCAAGAAGATCGACAAGGCCGTGTTCCCCGGCTTGCAGGGCGGGCCGCTCATGCACGTCGTCGCCGGCAAGGCCGTGTGCTTCGGCGAAGCGCTGCGTGAGGACTTCAAGCAGTACGCCAAACAGATCGTCGCCAACGCCAAGGCGCTCGCCAGCTCGCTCACCGAAGCGGGCTACCGCCTGACGAGCGGCGGGACCGACAATCACCTGATGCTCGTCGACCTCCGCGCCAAGGATGAAAGTCTCACCGGCGCCGACGCCGAACTCTGGCTCGAAAAGGCCGGGATCATCACCAACAAGAACGGCATTCCCAACGACCCGCGCCCGCCGAAGGTCACCAGCGGGCTTCGCCTCGGCGCCGCCGCCCTGACCACGCGCGGGTTCAAGGAATCGGAAATGTCCCAGGTCGGCGAGTTCATCGACCGCGTCCTGACCGGCAAGGGCGACGAGCGCATCGCCAAACAGGTCCGCTCCGACGTCGTCGACCTGTGCAAGGAATTCCCGCTGCCGCACTGAGAGCTGACGATACGGGGGTGGCATGTCGCGTAGTCCCTACAGACCTTGGGAAGAGGAACCCCCGGTGACGGGGAATTTCCTGGTCACATTCTTTTTTCTGACCACCGTGCTGGCACTCGGTGCGGCGGCGTACCTGTTCTACATCAACGACAAGCAGACGGCGGAATTGGAAATGCTTCACGCGCGCGTGCGGCAGTTGGAGACGCAGACGCAGATCGCACCCGTCGCTGCATCCGCGCGGCCGATTCCTCCGGCAACGCCGTTGTCGGCCGAGCCCGGCAAGACCCCGCGGCCTCTGCCAGTGCCGGCCCCGCCGACGCCGTTGCCCGGCGCGACGGCGACGCCCGTCGCAGCACCTGTACCGACCCCGTCGACGACGAAGCCCTCGGTGTCGATCCCCGATCTGCTTCCGCCTCTGCAAGGCCCACCAACTTTTGCGGGCAACGCGACGCATGTCGCTTTGCCCGCAAAGTACGGCCGCTGGTGTCTGGCGGGATGCGGACGATTCATCATCGTGCACATGCCCGAGGCGCATCAGGTCGCGGTCATCGACGTACTGGCGGGCGGGATTTTGCACACTTTCGATGGCGTGACGGACGATGTAATCCCCGCGGCCGGGCGCAATTGGATGGTGCTCGTGCTGCCTTCGCAGCAGCGCATTGTGCGATACCGACTCGACAATTTCGAACGCGACAAAGTCGGCCCGCTTCCGACAGACGGCACCACACGCGCCGCGCTCATCGGCTACGCGTCCAACGGCCCGCTGCTCATCGGCTCCAACAAAGGCCACCTCGTCGATTTGCTCACGCTCGAGTCCGACGAGACGCGGCAAACCATCGGCGGGCAGGACGAGTACGGATACTCCATCCGGGTCTCCGCCGACGGGCTGACCTTTGGAGGCATTCCCCTGGGCATCGGGCCGATCGCTTTTACGCGCATGATGCTCCTGCCGGCTTCGACGGATCTTCAAAACTTTTCGAGTACGAGCGGCGCCTACCGCTATGCTCAACCCAATGCCGACGGCAGTCTCATGTTCATGACCGGACACGCGCTCTACAACGCCAATCTCAAGGAGATTCCCACCACCGCGCTCAACAAGCGCACGCTCTTCCCCACCGACGATCCGCGCTATTTCATCGCGCTGGAGCAGACCAACATCGGGGCCAAAAAGGAAGGGTTGACGCTTGAGATATGCACCGTCGCGGATCGGCGCGTCATTGCGACGATCAAGGGATTCGAGGAATGGGGTCGACACGGCAACCACGACGATCGCGGACGATCCCTCTGGCTCAGCGAAGGCGTGTTCGAATATCTCGTGCACCCGCAGGTGTTCGTCGTCACCGATGTGGACCGCAAGACGATTCACCTATACAAGCTCAATGTGCTCGACGAAATGGCCAAGCGCGGCGACTATCTCTACGTCGAGTCCGTCCCGCCGTGCGTGGCCAAGCGCGGCGTGGAACTGGTCTATCGCGTCGAAGCACAGTCATCGAAAGGGCCGGTCGTCTGCACGCTCGCCTCAGCGCCGCCGGGCGCGATCATCGACCCGGACGGCACAATTCGCTGGACCCCGCCGGCCGATTTTGCAAACGACACCGCCGCGATTATCGCCGACGTCTCCGACGCAAGCGGCGAGCACGTGCTTCACAACATTGACCTCGATGTTCAGTGACGCAACCGCGGCTGTTGAACAGCGGGCCGTGACAAGTATCGCGCCAAATCGGCTCGCGTTGCTGAGGCAATGTGGGCTTTTTTTACCAGAGATACGTTCCCGTGTACCCGGGGCTCACCGGGTAGTTGCCGCCGATGCACATGCGGGGCGCGATCTCGCCGCGCGTGTGCAGGAAGGCCCCGCCGTCGCCGGTCAGCACGGGGTTGTCATCGGTGAGGTAGTCGCTGTAGGGCGCGCCGCTGACGGCCAGGCCGCGCCCGCCGTGCGAAATTTCGTGGAGACTGTTGCTGTTATAGAAGTTGATGCGGTGGGTGATGAACGTGACGGCGGCGCCGATCTGCGACGCGCGGAGAGGCGGGCGCGGCTCCGAGCCGATCATCGCCAGCGTGCGCCCGCCGCCCGAATAACCGGCCATCCACATGTACGCCGTGTAGACATTGGCCGCGCTGGAGTCCCATCCGCCGTAGGCCCCATTGGTCCAGTTGCTCGAAGAGTACACGGACAGGTTGGCCTGATTGGGGACCTTGGCGACGATGGGGCAGGTGAGGAGGGTCGTGTTGGCGACATAAGTTCCGCGCATCAGGTTGACGATGCTGTTGGCGTTGCCGGAGCGGCGCTGATAATCGGGCGAGTCCTCATTGCGCGGGACGAACCAGCCGGCGGCGTCGGCGGAGTAGGAAATCTGCGCGACGTACTGCTGATGCATGTTCGACTGACACTTCACCAACTGAGCGGCATATCGGGCGAGCTTCATCGAGGGCAAAAGCATCGCGACGAGCAGGGCGACGATGGCGACGACGACGAGCAGTTCGATCAAGGTGAAACCATGTCGCACGCAAGGTGCGGCGGGGTGACTGAAGTCACCCCGCCTCGTGCAAGACGCGCCGCGCGGGGCAGTTCCCGCCGGCAAATGCGTTTCGAGATGAACCGATCCATGTTTCATCGGCGGCGTTTGAATGCGAAGAGCCCCATCAGCGCCAGCCCGGCGGGCAGCGCGGCGGGGGCGGGGATCACGGTGCTGAGCAGGATGCCGCTGACGCCGGCGAAGTTCCCGGCGGCGAGGGCGAGACTGATGTTGAGCTGTCCCAGCGCGTTGGTTCTGGCGTCAAAGCCGAACAGCGACGCCGTCGTGGTGACGCCGTCGGCCACGCCCGCCCAGAGCGGCGCCAGCGTCACGCCGTTGACGGTGATGCTCAGGTCGCCGTTCCATCCCGCGTCGCCGCCGATGAGCTGGACGTAGAACTTGGTGTCGGCGGCCAGGCCGGCGAAGTTGATGGCCATGCCCGTGTGCGTTGCGCCCATATAGAACATCTGGTTGGCGACGGCGTCGAGCGTCGCGCCGTCGGTGCCGGTGATGGCGGTGGTCTGCGTGCGGACGGTGTTGTCGGAGGTGAAGCCGGTGCCGATGAGCGAGACGGTGGCGCCGGCGTTGTTGGCGTTGGCGGACAGGGCGATCGGGCCGGCGGGCAGGGAGGACATGTTCACATTGTCGAAGCCGATGCCGTGGAACGTGGTGCTCACGCCGGGCCCGCTGTAGAGGAAGTTCACGCCGTAGTTGATCCGCGTCCCCGCCGTCGATGCGAACGGATTATCCGCCACCCGCGCCGCGTCGGCGAGCTTTTCGTCATCGACCTGCGTCAGGGCGTACTTGGCCGTCAGATACCGATTGACCGCCGCCGTGTCGTTGCCGTTGAGTACGCCGTCGTAGACGAGCACCTCCGCCACGTCGCCGGCCCAGAGCCGGTTGTTGGCGTTGTTGCCGATGCGGAGGGAGTTGATGTTTCGGGTCGTGGTGGCGACGGCCTTGACGACCTGAGCGGTTCCGAATCCGCCGGGGATGGCGAAGACCTGACTGCCATTGATGGCGAAAGTGCCGCCGAGGGCGAAGTCGGCGCTGTTGCCGGTGAAGTACGCGGCGGTTTCGGTGGTCGTCTGACGGATGGTGTTATTGCCGGACGAGTCGGAGATCAGGTCCGAGAGCGTGAACGCGTCGGAGGCCATCGAGGCGACGACGAAGATGGTCTGCGCGGAGGTGTTGAGGATGGCGGCGTTGTTGGAGAAGATCAGGTCGCCGCCGGAGGCCCCGCCGTCGAACCGGACCGCCGGTCCGCCGGCGATGGCGGTTCCGCGGAAGGTGGGCGTCGTCTGGATGTTGACGTTGACGCCATGCACCTGTTCAGTCCACGCGGTGATGGTCGTGCCTTCGCCGCCGCTCGTCAGGCCGGTGTCAGCGGAAAGCCGGTACGTCAGATTCGCGCTGGCGACGCTCGGCAAGGTCGCGGCGCCGAGCGGCGCGGCGGTCCCGGCCAAGCCCAGACCTGCCAGCAACGTCGTCCGGATCAACGTGTTCATCCTGTTCATGGTGCATCTCCTTCAAGGTGCGGTGCGGTTTCATTATCCTCTTCGATCGACGGCGCGGCGGTCGCGGTCAGCTTGCTCGCCCGGCCGATCACATCCAGTTCACGGTACACGGAAGGCCCCAGATGCTTGCCGAACGGCTCGTCGTCATGGAAGACGAATCGAACGGCGACGATGCCGCGCGCCAGCGGGCGACCGTCGCGCGATTCGACG is a genomic window of Planctomycetota bacterium containing:
- the trkD gene encoding potassium transporter Kup (Responsible for the low-affinity transport of potassium into the cell; involved in potassium ion uptake under hyper-osmotic stress at a low pH) — translated: MSTADSTTLRPKGRELAKIALVTLGVVYGDIGTSPLYALRECFHGSEAVGVSHDNVLGALSLIFWSLMIVISVKYMVFVLRADNDGEGGILALMALLGPDATAATSRRRSAFYVMIGLFGAALLYGDGMITPAISVLSAIEGLEVATSTFTPYVEIITIVVLIGLFSLQKHGTAKIGAFFGPIMVIWFATLAVLGIVAIAHHPSVLAAVSPHYAVMFFLHNGLQGYLVMGAVFLVVTGGEALYADMGHLGPYPIRLDWVCFVLPSLLLNYFGQGAYLIAHPEAHVNTFYALVPGWGLYPMVVLATAATVIASQAVISGVFSLTMQAVQLGYLPRMQIDHTSAHHYGQIYIAPMNWLLMVATIGLVLGFKRSTDLAAAYGVAVTITMIITTVLFHALARNSWKWPLVPTWMLTCLFLTVDISFFGANIVKVLDGGWFPLLVAGLLFTIATTWKRGRAIAGRRIRENLTPLNAFLDNIKKYPPTRVRGTAVFLTGNPDLVPLAMIHNLKHNQVLHDKVILLTVNTAEQAYVRRKKRLEMEDLGNSIFKVAGTYGFMEDPDVPKLLEMCAEQGVKIEPMQVTYFLGRESYLATKRPGMAIWRERLFAILARNAMPANAFFHIPPNRVIEVGTQIEL
- a CDS encoding aminotransferase class I/II-fold pyridoxal phosphate-dependent enzyme — protein: MTAQSPALSADTVNPLQIGDPEIWQALAAEQQRQEHTLELIASENHTSPAVMAAVGSCLTNKYAEGYPGARYYGGCQYYDVIEDLARDRAKELFGCQFANVQPHSGASANAAVFFALLQPGDTFASLVLSDGGHLSHGMKINFSGKYFKPVHYPLNYDLNTDGYEQIDYAAMRKVCLEAKPKMILCGYSAYPRIIDFKKFREVADECGALLMADIAHIAGLVAGGVHPSPFPHAHIVTTTTHKTLRGPRGGLIMTNDEEIAKKIDKAVFPGLQGGPLMHVVAGKAVCFGEALREDFKQYAKQIVANAKALASSLTEAGYRLTSGGTDNHLMLVDLRAKDESLTGADAELWLEKAGIITNKNGIPNDPRPPKVTSGLRLGAAALTTRGFKESEMSQVGEFIDRVLTGKGDERIAKQVRSDVVDLCKEFPLPH
- a CDS encoding GNAT family N-acetyltransferase; this encodes MSSDIRYQITTIDRIRPLRHRELRAGLPFESAIFEGDDLPTTLHFGAFIENENVGCATFMAQPWNGQPAMRLRGMATRADMRSRGIGAGLLRFAERTLIAREGPRQLWCDARIGAIRFYEANGWAIASELFEVPTAGPHYKMTRMLE
- a CDS encoding Azurin → MKTKFTLLCVVMLALVAMIGVSRLAVADDADVAVVELQGNDQMQYNLHEFKVKAGQKVKLTMKNAGMLPKVAMGHNCVLLKKGVDLVQFALAANQSPPEYIPEAKKDDILAHTKLLGPGESDTIEFTAPTEAGAYDYLCTFPGHFALMKGKMIVE
- a CDS encoding prepilin-type N-terminal cleavage/methylation domain-containing protein, yielding MKHGSVHLETHLPAGTAPRGASCTRRGDFSHPAAPCVRHGFTLIELLVVVAIVALLVAMLLPSMKLARYAAQLVKCQSNMHQQYVAQISYSADAAGWFVPRNEDSPDYQRRSGNANSIVNLMRGTYVANTTLLTCPIVAKVPNQANLSVYSSSNWTNGAYGGWDSSAANVYTAYMWMAGYSGGGRTLAMIGSEPRPPLRASQIGAAVTFITHRINFYNSNSLHEISHGGRGLAVSGAPYSDYLTDDNPVLTGDGGAFLHTRGEIAPRMCIGGNYPVSPGYTGTYLW